The DNA segment ATATCGAATTTTTTAAGGCTCACACTATGCTAAGTCTGGCTTGGGTGGGTTTGTTTGTAATGCTTGTGGTCAGTGTGATCAAATCGAGCTTCTCTAAAATCAAAAATGTCACTCATCAAGAACTCACCACTATGGTGAACAGACAAGACGCTAAAGTCGTGGATGTGCGTTCAAATGACGAGTTCCGTAAGGGCCATATTGTTGATGCAGTTAACGTTACGCTTGCGGATATCAAAAATAATCAGGTTTCAGCCCTTGAAAAGTTCAAAGGCAGTCCCATTATACTGGTATGCAATGCTGGCATGACCTCGTCTCAAGCGGCTCAGCTTTTAAGTAAACAAGGTTTTGAAAACCTGTATAACTTGAAAGGTGGTATGGGTGAATGGCAGGCAGCGAATATGCCTGTTTCAAAAAGCAAAAGATAAGTTGTCGGCGGCAGTTATGCGCTGTGCTGCATAGTTAATTGATTGTGCAGCAGTTGCGTCATCATTGTTTGGCATACTAATCCTGTGGTCACTAAGGGCTTAAATTAAGTATTTAGATTG comes from the Shewanella mangrovisoli genome and includes:
- a CDS encoding rhodanese-like domain-containing protein produces the protein MQEYIEFFKAHTMLSLAWVGLFVMLVVSVIKSSFSKIKNVTHQELTTMVNRQDAKVVDVRSNDEFRKGHIVDAVNVTLADIKNNQVSALEKFKGSPIILVCNAGMTSSQAAQLLSKQGFENLYNLKGGMGEWQAANMPVSKSKR